A part of Drosophila ananassae strain 14024-0371.13 chromosome 2R, ASM1763931v2, whole genome shotgun sequence genomic DNA contains:
- the LOC6507235 gene encoding uncharacterized protein LOC6507235 — translation MSKFYVFFLFSLIVGPLTTNAQWGGAICIDCRQENDNKCVIEGAAGWSCGTELTKDRPRKERSAPMSPTTLDMNVCVPEGLDIQDNRAGELVICCFWSAKLGCQVVVPKSGYIPMECNECQNDRVNNYVNLTACPCVDKRSEGGLGRYNYGSKPSPCSSLPVLLGICLTIFLKTF, via the exons ATGTCAAAATtctatgtattttttttgttcagtcTGATTGTAGGACCCCTGACCACAAATGCCCAATGGGGGGGAGCGATATGTATCGACTGCCGGCAGGAGAACGACAACAAGTGTGTGATTGAGGGCGCTGCTGGATGGAGCTGCGGCACAGAGTTGACTAAAGATCGCCCCCGCAAGGAAAGATCCGCACCTATGTCTCCCACTACTCTGGATATGAACGTTTGTGTTCCAGAAGGTCTTGATATTCAAG ACAACCGAGCTGGCGAGTTGgtgatttgttgtttttggtccGCGAAACTAGGTTGCCAGGTGGTGGTGCCAAAGTCGGGCTACATCCCCATGGAGTGCAACGAGTGCCAAAACGATAGGGTGAATAACTATGTAAACCTAACAGCTTGCCCCTGCGTGGACAAAAGGTCTGAGGGAGGTCTGGGTCGGTACAATTATGGATCCAAGCCCTCTCCGTGCAGTTCTTTGCCTGTTTTACTTGGCATTTGTCTCACGATTTTTCTAAAAACGTTTTAG